The stretch of DNA TTTCGTGAAAAGTATAGCCCTCAAAGAAATGAAGTTCCAGCGTTTGCCGTTGCTCTTCGGAAAGCTCGTCTCTGAGTTTGTTTAGTAAAGTTCTGCCGGCAACGTCATCGATTGAGATATGTCCTTCGTTGGTATGCTGCCGCTCATCAACCAATTCCTGAGAATTATAGTGTTGGCGAAAAGCTAAATATCTTCGTCGATCGATGGCCCGGTGGTACGTCATTTGAATAATCCACGATATGGCAGAGCTCTTCTTTGCATCGAAGGTCCCTGCTTTTTGGAAGAGGAAGAGGAAAACGTCTTGAAGCAGGTCTTCAGCCTCCGCGTCGTCTCTCAGAATACGTCGAGCGACATGAAAGACTTGGCGGGCATGGCGCTGAAACAGATTTGACAGCGCCTCTTTGCTTCCGCCGCTGACCTGAAGCAATAGGTATTCGTTCGAGTGCTCCTCGGAATGTCTGTCGATTGTGCCGATTGCGGTTGATGAGTCCTTCTCAGAACGCGCCGCGGCGACGGATTCAGGCACAGGTAAGGCGATCTCTGTGGTATCCGGCAGTGCGTTCGAGAAATATGCAGCGGTCTCAGAACTCATACAGCATCCTTCAGCGCTGATCAAGCTGGCACAAATACGGCACCATGCATGTCTGATCAATCATTGCATGATTAGTCGATTTTGGACTATTCGAATTTCGGATTTATGGTTGAGCGTCAGTCGACGCCCATGCCTCGCGAAAAATCAATTTTTACTCGCGAATACGCAATCTTTTTGTCCACCCTTCGTCGTCTCCGAATAGAGGCCGGGGTGACACAATCGGCTGTGGCCAAGGCGATGGGTCGAACTCAAAGTGTCGTTAGCAAATGTGAGAGAAGTGAACGAAGGCTAGATCAGATTGAAACCATGTTTTATTGCAAAGGGATTGGAATCGACTACGAAGCCTTCGTTCAGATTTTGATCGATGATTTGAAAGGAACTCGGATTGGCAGAAGGTCTACGCGACCCAAGAAATAGTCACGGAACTAAAGCAGCTGGAATTCTCAAAAGTGATGTTTACCCACTAAACGTTACTTGGCGGCCTTCTTCTGGTTTGCCCACCGCCGTTTTACCGCTTCCGCAATCCGTGCTCGCCCTTCGGGACTCAGGTTCCGTTTTTTCTTAGCCGTTGACGAGTTAACTGGCGGCCTACCTGGTCCGCGCTTGACGGGAGCGTCCGACAAGAGATTTCTAGCTTGTTGAAGACGAGAAATCTCCGCGTCCAGTTCAGCGAGAATAGAGGTTAATTCCATAGAAAAAATTCTATCGCATGAATTTCCCGAATCCTTCGGTCTGGGTACTCGTGTGTAGTCACTCTCACTGTGCTGTGAGCAAAATCTATCGTTTGTATTTGGTTTTTTGCCCTCCCACGAACGGCACCTTGCTTCCCCTTTGTTTATTTTCTGCCTGCGCGCAACTCATTTCGGGACCTCCTCGTCTCCCGGTGCATACCATGGCACCTCCTTTTCAGGAAACAGTTCGGGGTAGCGGCCCGTGAGGTGGGACATGACAATCTTCGCAATACGAACACTGTGCTCAACCTCTTTTTCAAGATCGGCGTTCGCCAGGCCATCGCTGTGGGTCGGACTCCATCGCGCCGTCCTGATAGCCAGAACGAGACTCGACGCTATGAGCAAGGCGGGGCCGAGCTTCTGCTGATCCACTTCGCGACGAACCCCGCCAATTCGCATTCCGCCGTTAGTGGAAGACATGGGAACGGACCTCCAGCGTCTGATCGAACATCGAGCGGAGGCGAACAGCTTTCACATGAATTACGCCATCCTGATTCTGTAACAGGCCCTCAGCAATGATGAATTTGCAATTCTCCACGATAGCTCTCTCACGTTCGTAAAGAGACGGGGTCACGATGACACTTGCTACTCCGTTCTCATCTTCCAAAGAAATGAATATGAACCCCTTGGCCGTACGGGACGGCGTCGATCTATGACCAATCCGGCGATCTTTACATATTCACCGTCGTGCCCATGTAGCAATGCGTCTGAAGAGAGGACATGCTGACGCGAAAGCACCGCCCGGCGATAGGCCATCGGATGCTTTCCTATGGTCAGGCCTGTTCCCGAGTAATCTGCGGTCAAGCGTACGCTGATGCTCATTTGCTGCAACGGACGCACGTTGGATTCTTCATTCAAGAACTCGCTATTTTGTCGTAGAAGCGGACCTTCCAATTTCCCAGCGCGCTCGGCCTGCCAGAGGGCATCTCGACGATGCTCGACGCCTTGGAGGTTGTTCAGGGCACCGATCCGTGCGAGAAGAGTCAGTTCCTTCCGGTTGAGCATCGGCACCCTCAGTGCGAGGTCTTCCACCGATAAGAACGGTCCAGACATCAAACGTGATTCTGTAATGGCATCGGCGACTTGCCGACGTAGGCCTTTTGCATATCCAAGCCCGAGACGAAGCGATAGCGACGCATCCTCTTCATGCTCTACCGCACAGGCCCAATCGGATATTTGGACATCGATTGGTTTTACGCGGAGGCCGTGCCTTTGCGCGTCTTTGACTAGACTAGACGGGCTGTAATAGCCCATGGGCTGATTGTTCAGGATGGCGCAAGTGAAGGCTGCAAGATATTTGACCTTGAAGTAAGCAGAGGCATAAGCGATGAGGGCAAAACTTGCGGAATGGGACTCAGGGAATCCGTAGAGCGCGAATGCGCTGATGTGCTCGATGATATTGTTTTGGGTCTTGTGGTCTATTCCGTTTGTGGTCATACCTGCTCGAAGCTTGCCTTCGAGATTCTTCATCCTTTCCCACGAACGCCGCATTCCGACTGCCCGCCGTAATTCTTCGGCTTCAGCCCCCGTGAAATTGGCGACGACCATCGCCATGCGCAATAGCTGCTCTTGGAATAACGGTACGCCGAGCGTGCGTTTCAACGCTTCTTCCAGCAATGGATGCGGATACGTCACCTCTTCCTTCCCTTGCCGCCTTCGCAAATAGGGATGGGTCATTTTGCCAACGATCGGGCCGGGCCGAATGAGGGCAATCTGCACGACGAGATCGTAAAACCATCTTGGAAAGTTACGCGGCAGCGAGGCCATTTGCGCACGGCTCGCGGGTGTACGGTCAAGTTCGGTTGGGACGTAAATAACTCTTCTGCTGCGAGACGGAACCCACGCTTCTCGAGAATCTTCAGCAAATATCGGAAATGACGAAATTCGGCCCAATCGTACATATCCCTCCAGCTCAGCTAACGAAGAGCAATTCACTAGAAGTGGAAAACAACGATCTACCTGTGGAAATCTTGCCAGCGGATGCTAGAAGGCGCAATAAAAGTCGAGCATTTTGGCCAAATTTACGCCAATGATCGACGAGGCCTGGGTCTGTCCGACCATTCCGAGAACTCTAACTTCAATGCTTTATTACAATTAAGGGACCCCGATAACTGACAGCTATACCCCGATAAATACGAAGTATTGGACTTCGCTCTTATCGAGCGACAGTCTAGCTTTATTCATGCTGTCGCTAGGGACTCCTGGGACGACTAGACGCTGCAGCAAGAGAGGTGACTCTACATGGACAATGCCGAACACTTCGAACCATTGCTGACTTCAGAGGAAGCCGCTCATCATCTACGCATGCACGTAAAGACACTTCAGCGGTTGGCAAGGGAAGCCCGTATACCGTGTGTCCGCATGGGCAAATATTGGCGGTTCCGTCTCACGTCCCTTGACCATTGGGTAGCGACACAGCACAATCGGATCAGCCGACCGTTCCGCTTGGAAAGAGGTAGAGACCTTGAAATTCCCGCGTAACAGATACCAAGAAGGAAGCTTACGCAAGGTGCGCAGAAAATCTGGAGATCACGTTTGGGAGTACCGATTCCGCAATCACGCGGAGACCGGAAGCCCTATGCGCCAGATCACGCTGAGCGTCCTTGAGTATCCAACCACAACCACGGCACGTCTTCGTCTTCACGAAGAACTGCTCCGGATAAACGGCCCAGACTCGTTCCGGGCCCACGTTAAGCCAACCATGGGAGTCCTCATCAATAGATTCCGAACCGAGGAGCGCTTCGAGGAAATCATGAAACAGCCTCCAGGTCCGGCCCTTATCGCGGATGGACTCTCTTACAGTACCGTCGCGGGTTATCGATCTTACCTTGCAAAGCACATCGAACCTCGCTGGGCCGGAAACACTCTCGCCGATATCAAACCCCTCGAAGTGAGCGAATGGCTGAAAAGTCTGCCGCTTGCCGCCAAGACCAAGGGCCAGATCCGCGCATTGTTTCATCTGCTTTTCGAAAAGGCGATGCTGTGGGAGTTAATCGACCTTCAGCGCAATCCCGTTGAGCTGGTGAAACTGAAGGGCACGAGCCGGAGAACCCGCCGGCCACAAGTCGTCACACCTGAGAAGTTCCAGGACTTGATAACCGTGCTTCGCGAGCCATACCGAACGATGGCAATCGTCGCGATGTGTACCGGGCTCAGGGTTTCTGAGATTCTGGCCCTGCGCTGGGAACATATCGACTTTAAAGCCGGGCTGATGCTGGTCCAGCAAGGTGTCGTTAACGGGCGCATCGGGAAGGTAAAGACCGAAGCTTCCCAAGACGATATTCCGCTTGATCCCGTATTTGCTCATCTTCTGCTTGATTGGAGGGGAGACCCAAAAACCGGGCTCGTCTTCCCATCCCATGTCACTGGGCAGTGCTACTACTCGGGCATCATCCAACGGCAGATTCTAAAGCCGAAAGGCGAGGAAGTCGGGATCTTCGGCCTTGGGTGGCACACGTTTCGTCACACATACCGCTCATTGCTGGATGAGACCGGCGCGCCGGTGGGCGTCCAGCAGAAGCTGATGCGTCATTCCAACGTCGCAACGACCATGAACGTGTACGGAAATTCCACGCTGCGCGCGAAGCAGGACGCGAACAGCAAAGTGGTCCAGATGCTCATCAGCCCGAAGCCTGAAAACGGGGCTGCGGCAGGCGTTTCTGCTTAATGTGGGGTTCTGTGGGGTTGAGAAATTTGAGGAAGTCTGTAAGTTATTGATTTATTGGCTCCTCAGGTAGGACTCGAACCTACAACCCTTCGGTTAACAGCCGAATGCTCTGCCATTGAGCTACTGAGGAGTGTCTAGCGTCGATGTGCGACCTTCTAAAAATATCAAAGCCGGGCGCGCACGTCAAAGTGGCGCAGTGCCGGTTGGATAGCTTCGATCCAGCCGCTTGTCGAGCGAGCAACACTTGCGTTGATTCGGCGGCCTTCGCGCTTGAAATCCATGCGCGTCGGATCGACTCCTTAGCCACGGCTTGAATACACGGTCCGGTCCAATTCCGGGTTCCGGGGAGTGAAATTTGTCCCGGCAGTTGGCCGACGCTGCCTGTCAAAATTGGACGAGGAGACGACAAATACTACATAGGGGTGGGGGGTACGGCCGTTCCCCTTGTAACCCATTGCACGGGAATGATTTATGCACATAATTATGCCGTCAAAAGGCGCTTAAATGCGCTTTAAATGCGCACAAAATGCAGTACATTTCGCTCTTAAATTACGGCCGGAGCGGCAAAGGCAGTGTTTGTCTGTTTCGATTATGCGCTTTCGCGGGGAAATTCTCTGCAATCGAGTTGGCGGATTACCATAGGAGGGACAACTCAGGATCGCAATTGGGAGGAAATCCATGTCCCGCATCTCCAAGGTAGAACGCAGCGAAGTCACCCCCGACCTGGCCGTGCTCTTCGACAAGATCTATGCGCAACGCGGCAACGTGCCGAACATGTTTCGCACTATGGCTCACCGGCCTGAGATTTTCTCGACGATGATGGCCCACTTCGCCGCCGTGCTCAATACCGGCACTGTCTCGACAAAATTGAAGGAGCTGATCATCGTCCGCACCTCGCAGATCAACTCGACGCCATACTGCCTGGCTTCGCACACGATTCTGGCCCGCAATCTGGGCTGGAGCGATGACCAGCTCTCGAATCTCGCCCAGTGGCCGACCCGCGAAGACTTTACCCTGGCAGAAAAGGCAGCGCTGCGGCTCGCTGAGACCGTCACCCTCGACGCCAACAACGTGTCGGACGAGCAGTTCGCAGAGTTGAAATCCTACTATGATGACGGCGAGATCGTAGAACTGCTTTGTTCTATCGGACTCTTCAACTACTTCAACCGCTTCAACAATGCGCTACAGATGGAACCGACCAAGCCCGGCGAGGGCGGTTGCGCCGCTCTGAGCATTGAGAAGGAATCGACAGCGCCGCCGGTGGAGACGGTAGCTTCCTGTTGAATTCGGCCAGCTCACAACTCAATAGAGCAGCACCGCCACCCGATATCCGCTGAAGATCGGCCCGCCAGCCACCGTCCCGCTGCCCTTCGGCTCGCAGGCTCCCACCGCAGCCTGCTTGAACTGCCCGCCGGCCAGCAGCCGGTCCAGTTGCGGCGGCAGCTTCGAAATATCCGCGCTCTGCCAGCGCATGAGGGATCGCGCCTTCAGACCTAAACCCGCACCAGAAGCTCCATCATCCAGCGCGCAATACTGCCGAGCGCCTGACGCATCGGACAATAGGGTCAGCCCCTTGTCGGTAATGATTTTACCCACGGTGGCCTCCACCTGCGCCGACGTTAGCGACTGCACCGACTTTGTGAAATCCACCACCGCATACAGCGTCCCACGCGCAGCAATCAGCGCCACGCCGATGTGATCGATATTCACATTCATCAGATTGTCGTGATGTAAGCGCGATACCATCCATGCGCCATGAATCTGTTCCGGAGATGTGCCGCCGGCGATGTTCTCGGCGATCACGCTGAAGTGTGCCCCGGCGCTTGCAGCCCGCTCCGGCAGGTCGGCCTCTCCACTGTAACGGTGCGAAATTTGCCCCTGTTCGGCCATGAGGACAGCATGAGCATGGGCGGCAGCAGCCAGATTCGCATCCCAAACCACCGGCTTCAGACCAGCCTGGGCGCGCGCCTCGTTGGTCAGGTCCACCAGCCTGCGCTCATCCGTGTTCTGGGCCATCGCAGCGGCCGCGCTCAACACAATCGTCAACATCAGGGCAATCCACAAACGCGACCGGCGATCAAAACTCATATTCGCATCCATCCTGTATTCGTAACCATTTTGTCACCCGCCTCTCGCCGAGCCGATCCCCGCACCCCGCCAGACTCGCGATATGCTGTCCAGAGAGCAATGGCAACTGTCGCCTCCATTTCGCGCTTATCTCGCTCATCTGGCCGTTGGATGCGCCGCCAGCCCCTGGCGGCTATCGGACTGGCGCTCCTGAGCATCTTCGTCCTCGCCGGCCTGCTCGCGCCCTGGCTGGCTCCGGCCAATCCCGCCGCCATCGACCTGCTTCACCGCCTGCAAGGCCCCTCATCGGCGCACTGGTGCGGTACGGACGAACTGGGCCGCGACACACTTTCCCGCCTGTTGTGGGGAGCGCGGCTTTCGCTGGCCGTTTCGGTTTCGGTGGTCAGCATTTCGCTGGCGCTTGGCCTCGCCATCGGCGGCCTTGCGGGATACAAAGGCGGATGGATCGACCACGCCTTAACCATCTTTGCGATGAACACATTTCTGGCGCTTCCGGGCATCCTGCTGGCCATTGCCTTCGCCGCATTTCTCGGTCCCGGATTTCAAAATCTTGTGCTGGCGCTGGCGATTGGCGGATGGGCCGGATACGCGCGGTTGGTTCGCGCGCAGGTGCTGGCGGTGAAAGAGCGCGAGTTCGTCGAGGCTGCGCGCGCGCTGGGGGCCGGTGGACCGCGCATCTTCTTCCGCCACATCCTGCCCAACATGATGCAGCCGCTGCTGGTGCAAGCCGCCATCGGTATGGGCGGCGTCATCCTCGCTGAAGCCACGCTTTCGTTTCTTGGCCTTGGCATTCCCGCGCCCGCTCCCAGCTGGGGATCGATGCTGAACGACTCGCGTTCGCACCTGTTTGACTCGCCGCACCTTGTGCTCTTCCCTGCCCTGGCCATGGCGCTCGCCGTGCTCAGCTTCAACTTCCTTGGCGACGCGCTGCGCGACTATCTCGACCCGCATACGCGCATTCAGATGGGGTTGTAGATGCGCATTGGCGTAGTCTCTGATACGCATGGCCTGCTGCGGCCGGAAGTGCTTCCGCTGCTGGCAGGCGCGGATCACATTCTGCATCTCGGCGACGTGGGCGACCCGGAGATACTCGGCAAGCTGGCAACGGTTGCTCCAGTCATCGCGATCCGAGGCAATATCGACACACATGGCCCGTGCGCGAGGCTGCCTGAGACGGAGGTCGCAACCATCGCAGGACACAACTTCTACATGCTGCACAACGTGCAACGGCTAGACCTCAATCCAGCAGCTGCAGGATTTGCCGCAGTGCTCTATGGCCACAGCCACAAGCCGGAGATCCATTGGAAAAAGGGCATTCTTTATCTCAACCCAGGCTCCTGCGGACCAAGACGCTTCAAGCTTCCTGTCACCTGTGCCCGGATCACGATAGACGACAATGGGCGGATCGAAGCCAAAATCCTCGAACTGCCCATAACTCCCGTATGAAGTGCCAACCGTACCAGAGAATCAAACCACCGGTTGATCCGGCAACCGACGGCGCCATCGATACGCAGTAATCGAGTTCTTCCAAAAGTATTTCTCCATAGCAACCGCGCCTTTCTCCGAAACATATCGATGGACGATGCCAAGTGTTTCCGCATAACCTGCGACATGGTCGCTGTTCGGCCAATCACTGCCAAAGAGAATACGATCTTCCCCGAAGAGATCCCACAGCGCGTCCAGTCTGTCTCGGTAGAACGATGGGTCTGTCTGCAACCGATTGCCTACGCGAACAGGAACCTCCGATAGCTTCATGAACACGCCCGCGTTCTGACTCAGCGATTTAAGAGTTGTCCAGTACTGCCTGCGTGCGGTTGGTTCTGCTGGAATCACGGCATTGGGCAAGTGATCAATCACAATCCGCAGCTCTGGAACCTGCTGCGAAACGGCGAGAATAGCTTCGATCAATCGCGCATCGGGATTTGCGCTGTCAAGTTCAAGCCCTGCTGCGGCAAGCAGCCGAAGATCGGCAATAAATCCCGGCTTCTTCGCATCCGCATATAGATCTCGATCCCATAGGTTGCCATATCGAATTCCAACGAAGAGCGGGTTCGCATGTAGCCTCTCCAACTCTCGCGCAAAATCCGGAGTCCCCGGAACGAGATTTCCGACTACGCCAACAATCACAGGGTTTTCGGCTGCTTGTTTCAAAACCCAGTCATTATCAGATTCGATTGGGCTGGCTTCCACTGCGATAGCGCCGACCACTCCGAACTCCCGAGTGATCCGCTCATAGCGGTTCGGACTCGCCGGCTTATATAGAACCTCATCCGTCTTCGGCGGCCACGGCACGCCAGCTACTCGCGTGGTATCGAATAAGTGAATGTGGCTGTCGATGATTGGAATTGTGCGTTGTGCCTCTGCTATCACGCCAGCAGCGCGTGTAAGGGCAACTCCCGCCACTATTTTTAGAACTTCTCGTCTGTCCATTTGCCGCCCGAGAGAATATCAACCAGAGAGCTAAATATATCTCATGGAAGATAATTCTCTCGAAGCGTCAGTGAGGGTTGCCCTGCCTTGTCAACAAACAGAATCGAGATTCCGTATCACGATTGTCGATGCTGACCGGCTCCTAGAACGGCATGCGTGCCGTGAAAACCAGGAGATGATTCTGGCTGTGGAAGTGGGTTACGGCGATTTCCTCGCCGGCGCCAAAGGTCAGCCCCAACCTGCCGGGTTTGCCGCTTGCGTCATGCGTCAATGGAACGCGCCCAATGATCAAACCAGGGGTCACATAGGAAGTTGTTTTGCCGTCGCTTGATCCGCCCTTGAAGAAGCTCGTATTAGACTCGACCTCGGGCCAGAAGAGACGCGCAACGCCCGTGCTGGCCAGACGATATTGCGCCACGTTGTTCCAGGTGATGGTGTGCCCCAGTCCCTTGGAGTTGGTTACGGGCAGCGAGCCACCGGCCGTCGATGTCAGGTCGAACAGACCCCATCCCTTGCCCACCGCCAAAGTTGGAGTCACGACCGCGCAGCAGCTTCCATTGCCGCTTTGGCTGGTTGGCAGCGTGGCCGCGAAAAAGCCTGTGACGATGGCATTGCCGTGCTCTTCGTTACGCGCAAAAAATCGAAATTTTGAATTGAAGGAGACGTCGCCCCAGCCACTCTTATCGCCAGGCGCGTCGTGTGTTTCATACGGCGGAAGATTGAAGAGTAATTCGATGCGCCGCGCCGGAATGATCTCCAGTCCCTTGCTGTTGTCGTAGAGCCAGGTGGCATAGCCCGCGCCGTTGTACTGGCGCAGAAAGTCAGTGCGGAACTCCTGTTCGAGACGCGGCGTCACGGTCACGAGCGGCGTGATCCAATGCGGCTGCTCTGCCTGGGTAGCGCTTACGCGAGCCTGATAGCGGGCAAAAAAGGAATCCTGAGCTTGTGCGGAAGCAAGGCCGGAGGCGAGAAGCGCGGCTAGACCCAGCCGGAGGAAGAATGCTGGCCTGCAAATGCAGGCGACTGCGGGGCGAAGAATTGTGCTGCTCATTTAACGATTTTATATGCTTTGTATTATCGAATCTAGCTAAATGTTCGTAATACGATCCATCCGTGATCTGCGGATTACCTGGACGCTCGAAGGACACCTGTACCGCTTCGAACCGCAATCGGTATATTCTTCGGTCATCGCATCTCGCAGGGGCGCATTGCCTGTGAGTTTCGATACGAGGTGGTTCGATGCCGGATGTGAATCTTCTTCTCAAGCCCCGTGAGGCTGCCGCAGCTCTCGGCGTAAGCTACGCAACGCTCAAACAGTGGATTCTCGCCGGAAAGATCACAACAACCAAGACGCCGGGCGGACATCATCGCGTGCCGCAGAGCGCGCTTACGCCGATGCTCAAGTCCGCTCCGACCAAGCCTCGCATCGAGTCCCGCGAACGCTTCCGCAATGTCAGCGGGCGCAATCAGCTGATTGGCAAGATCGTTGAAGTGAAGTTCAGCGGACTGCTGGCGCAGGTCGTGCTGGCGATCGGCGATCAGCAGATCACCTCAATTATCACGGCTGACGCAGCCCGCGAAATGCAGTTGCGCAAAGGGCAGACTGCAGCGGCGCTGATGAAATCGACGGAAGTGATGATTGTGCGCGTATAGGATTGCGGCTTCGAGCTTTGCCTCGGCTCTGCTAAACTCCGCCCATGCGTCTCTTCCATTCAGCCAGCGCTGTTATTGCTATTGTTGTTGCGGTCTTGTCGTTCGCCGCAATGCCCCTCCCCGCACAACAGGCGCAACTCGACGTTACGGTCAA from Acidicapsa acidisoli encodes:
- a CDS encoding RNA polymerase sigma factor, whose translation is MSSETAAYFSNALPDTTEIALPVPESVAAARSEKDSSTAIGTIDRHSEEHSNEYLLLQVSGGSKEALSNLFQRHARQVFHVARRILRDDAEAEDLLQDVFLFLFQKAGTFDAKKSSAISWIIQMTYHRAIDRRRYLAFRQHYNSQELVDERQHTNEGHISIDDVAGRTLLNKLRDELSEEQRQTLELHFFEGYTFHEIAERTGQGFGNVRHHYYRGLERLRSFVFPGKTRPK
- a CDS encoding helix-turn-helix domain-containing protein, whose product is MPREKSIFTREYAIFLSTLRRLRIEAGVTQSAVAKAMGRTQSVVSKCERSERRLDQIETMFYCKGIGIDYEAFVQILIDDLKGTRIGRRSTRPKK
- a CDS encoding helix-hairpin-helix domain-containing protein produces the protein MASLPRNFPRWFYDLVVQIALIRPGPIVGKMTHPYLRRRQGKEEVTYPHPLLEEALKRTLGVPLFQEQLLRMAMVVANFTGAEAEELRRAVGMRRSWERMKNLEGKLRAGMTTNGIDHKTQNNIIEHISAFALYGFPESHSASFALIAYASAYFKVKYLAAFTCAILNNQPMGYYSPSSLVKDAQRHGLRVKPIDVQISDWACAVEHEEDASLSLRLGLGYAKGLRRQVADAITESRLMSGPFLSVEDLALRVPMLNRKELTLLARIGALNNLQGVEHRRDALWQAERAGKLEGPLLRQNSEFLNEESNVRPLQQMSISVRLTADYSGTGLTIGKHPMAYRRAVLSRQHVLSSDALLHGHDGEYVKIAGLVIDRRRPVRPRGSYSFLWKMRTE
- a CDS encoding helix-turn-helix domain-containing protein, coding for MDNAEHFEPLLTSEEAAHHLRMHVKTLQRLAREARIPCVRMGKYWRFRLTSLDHWVATQHNRISRPFRLERGRDLEIPA
- a CDS encoding tyrosine-type recombinase/integrase, with protein sequence MRQITLSVLEYPTTTTARLRLHEELLRINGPDSFRAHVKPTMGVLINRFRTEERFEEIMKQPPGPALIADGLSYSTVAGYRSYLAKHIEPRWAGNTLADIKPLEVSEWLKSLPLAAKTKGQIRALFHLLFEKAMLWELIDLQRNPVELVKLKGTSRRTRRPQVVTPEKFQDLITVLREPYRTMAIVAMCTGLRVSEILALRWEHIDFKAGLMLVQQGVVNGRIGKVKTEASQDDIPLDPVFAHLLLDWRGDPKTGLVFPSHVTGQCYYSGIIQRQILKPKGEEVGIFGLGWHTFRHTYRSLLDETGAPVGVQQKLMRHSNVATTMNVYGNSTLRAKQDANSKVVQMLISPKPENGAAAGVSA
- a CDS encoding carboxymuconolactone decarboxylase family protein; the encoded protein is MSRISKVERSEVTPDLAVLFDKIYAQRGNVPNMFRTMAHRPEIFSTMMAHFAAVLNTGTVSTKLKELIIVRTSQINSTPYCLASHTILARNLGWSDDQLSNLAQWPTREDFTLAEKAALRLAETVTLDANNVSDEQFAELKSYYDDGEIVELLCSIGLFNYFNRFNNALQMEPTKPGEGGCAALSIEKESTAPPVETVASC
- a CDS encoding CAP domain-containing protein, which produces MSFDRRSRLWIALMLTIVLSAAAAMAQNTDERRLVDLTNEARAQAGLKPVVWDANLAAAAHAHAVLMAEQGQISHRYSGEADLPERAASAGAHFSVIAENIAGGTSPEQIHGAWMVSRLHHDNLMNVNIDHIGVALIAARGTLYAVVDFTKSVQSLTSAQVEATVGKIITDKGLTLLSDASGARQYCALDDGASGAGLGLKARSLMRWQSADISKLPPQLDRLLAGGQFKQAAVGACEPKGSGTVAGGPIFSGYRVAVLLY
- a CDS encoding ABC transporter permease; protein product: MATVASISRLSRSSGRWMRRQPLAAIGLALLSIFVLAGLLAPWLAPANPAAIDLLHRLQGPSSAHWCGTDELGRDTLSRLLWGARLSLAVSVSVVSISLALGLAIGGLAGYKGGWIDHALTIFAMNTFLALPGILLAIAFAAFLGPGFQNLVLALAIGGWAGYARLVRAQVLAVKEREFVEAARALGAGGPRIFFRHILPNMMQPLLVQAAIGMGGVILAEATLSFLGLGIPAPAPSWGSMLNDSRSHLFDSPHLVLFPALAMALAVLSFNFLGDALRDYLDPHTRIQMGL
- a CDS encoding metallophosphoesterase family protein, which gives rise to MRIGVVSDTHGLLRPEVLPLLAGADHILHLGDVGDPEILGKLATVAPVIAIRGNIDTHGPCARLPETEVATIAGHNFYMLHNVQRLDLNPAAAGFAAVLYGHSHKPEIHWKKGILYLNPGSCGPRRFKLPVTCARITIDDNGRIEAKILELPITPV
- a CDS encoding amidohydrolase family protein; the encoded protein is MAGVALTRAAGVIAEAQRTIPIIDSHIHLFDTTRVAGVPWPPKTDEVLYKPASPNRYERITREFGVVGAIAVEASPIESDNDWVLKQAAENPVIVGVVGNLVPGTPDFARELERLHANPLFVGIRYGNLWDRDLYADAKKPGFIADLRLLAAAGLELDSANPDARLIEAILAVSQQVPELRIVIDHLPNAVIPAEPTARRQYWTTLKSLSQNAGVFMKLSEVPVRVGNRLQTDPSFYRDRLDALWDLFGEDRILFGSDWPNSDHVAGYAETLGIVHRYVSEKGAVAMEKYFWKNSITAYRWRRRLPDQPVV
- a CDS encoding TOBE domain-containing protein, which produces MPDVNLLLKPREAAAALGVSYATLKQWILAGKITTTKTPGGHHRVPQSALTPMLKSAPTKPRIESRERFRNVSGRNQLIGKIVEVKFSGLLAQVVLAIGDQQITSIITADAAREMQLRKGQTAAALMKSTEVMIVRV